From a region of the Mycosarcoma maydis chromosome 7, whole genome shotgun sequence genome:
- a CDS encoding putative 3`-phosphoadenylylsulfate reductase, with amino-acid sequence MTAPNQIAQSSKQAEEEAQIRHVIRNLEAINRKLGEADPTEIIEWAIDNLPSLYQTTAFGITGCITVDMISRISEQRAAKAGLPAKHLVPLIFVDTLYHFPQTLDLAHKAAKHYNAPMHIYYPPGTNTVREFEEKWGPQLWEKDEDTYDYLVKVEPARRSYEELGVRAVFTGRRRSQGADRASLKAVEVDETGLVKVNALMNWSFGQVDAYAKANAVPYNELLDLGYKSIGDWHSTALPGTGDAGERAGRWKDKAGKTECGLHKDYFKMKNLAEKKLREAELARKDEAKDKDASQALSSPPAATA; translated from the coding sequence ATGACTGCCCCCAACCAGATCGCCCAGTCTTCAAAACaggccgaagaggaggctCAGATCCGCCACGTCATCCGAAATCTCGAAGCCATCAACCGTAAGCTCGGTGAAGCTGACCCAACCGAAATCATCGAATGGGCCATCGACAACCTTCCCAGTCTCTACCAGACCACCGCTTTCGGTATCACCGGCTGCATCACCGTCGACATGATTTCGCGCATCAGCGAGCAGCGTGCCGCCAAGGCTGGCCTTCCCGCCAAACACCTCGTCCCACTCATCTTTGTCGACACGCTCTATCACTTTCCCCAGACGCTCGACCTGGCCCACAAGGCAGCCAAGCACTACAACGCTCCTATGCACATCTACTACCCACCGGGCACCAACACGGTGCGCGAGTTTGAGGAAAAGTGGGGCCCACAATTGTGggagaaggacgaggatACGTACGACTACTTGGTCAAGGTGGAACCTGCACGACGATCATACGAAGAGCTTGGCGTTCGCGCCGTATTCACcggtcgacgtcgatcgcaAGGTGCCGATCGCGCCTCGTTGAAAGCGGTCGAAGTGGACGAGACCGGGTTGGTCAAGGTGAATGCGCTGATGAACTGGTCCTTTGGTCAGGTTGATGCGTACGCCAAAGCCAATGCTGTTCCGTACaacgagcttctcgatTTGGGTTACAAGTCGATCGGCGACTGGCACTCGACTGCACTTCCCGGTACCGGAGATGCGGGCGAGCGTGCCGGCAGGTGGAAGGACAAGGCTGGCAAGACCGAGTGCGGTTTGCACAAGGACTACTTCAAGATGAAGAACCTcgccgagaagaagctgcgTGAAGCAGAGCTGGCGCGCAAGGATGAGGCAAAAGACAAGGATGCTTCTCAAGCGCTCTCGtctccaccagcagcgaccGCATAG
- a CDS encoding putative Mannose-1-phosphate guanylyltransferase → MGNVSEQSAMDQVLSGVLAMQKELSRLHLRMDEMESKNDVNACRRNSFYNNFTPGQMSPALKSPALFPRLTRAPSSPPKNNGSSDLLHAPHLSMGASAHTQPAPLLAEEPKLGLWAVVPAGGAGTRLWPLSRESYPKFLLDLTGSGRTLLQSTWDRLLPLAGQAQMMIVTGQAHVGGVSAQLPDLEQANVLAEPSPKESMAAIGLAAAVLLQRDPEAVLGSFAADHIISGRDAFESAVTEAVATAKAGYLVTIGIAPSHPSTGFGYIKLGEKLDVSEAPNARRVTEFKEKPDARTASAYLSTGDYRWNGGMFVVKAQVLLDLLKGTVPELHEGLTRIAASWDSDARDTVMSEVWPTLPKIAIDHAVAEPASKVGKVAVVPATFGWDDVGDFASLADLIPAEEGEPRILGDSRLVVTESQAGGLIIPAAGRPIACLGVDDVVVVDTPDALLITTRARSQDVKKIVGRTKKVYPELC, encoded by the exons ATGGGTAACGTCTCTGAACAGTCGGCCATGGACCAGGTCCTTTCCGGCGTCCTCGCCATGCAGAAGGAG CTTTCTCGATTGCATTTGCGAATGGACGAGATGGAAAGCAAAAACGATGTCAATGCGTGCCGAAGAAACTCGTTTTACAACAATTTTACTCCTGGTCAGATGTCGCCCGCCCTCAAGAGTCCTGCCTTGTTCCCTAGGCTAACCCGTGCGCCGTCATCGCCTCCCAAGAACAACGGCTCCTCTGATCTGCTGCACGCTCCCCATCTCTCGATGGGCGCCTCTGCCCACACACAGCCCGCTCCCTTGCTTGCTGAAGAACCCAAGCTCGGTCTCTGGGCGGTGGTCCCTGCCGGTGGCGCTGGCACCCGTCTCTGGCCGCTCTCGCGAGAGTCGTACCCCAagttcttgctcgatctcacTGGTTCCGGTAGGACGTTGCTTCAGAGCACCTGGGATCGTCTGCTGCCTCTGGCTGGTCAGGCACAGATGATGATCGTTACCGGTCAGGCACACGTTGGCGGTGTCTCGGCACAACTTCCCGACCTCGAGCAGGCCAACGTGCTTGCCGAGCCTTCGCCCAAGGAGTCGATGGCTGCCATTGGTttggcagcggcagtgCTGCTTCAGCGCGACCCAGAAGCCGTTTTGGGTTCATTTGCGGCTGATCACATTATCTCGGGTCGAGACGCCTTTGAGTCGGCCGTTACCGAGGCCGTTGCTACCGCCAAGGCTGGCTATCTGGTCACCATCGGTATTGCCCCCTCACACCCATCGACGGGTTTCGGTTacatcaagctcggcgagaagctcgatgTTAGTGAGGCACCCAACGCTCGTCGTGTCACTGAGTTCAAGGAGAAGCCCGATGCACGAACTGCTTCGGCTTACCTTTCGACTGGTGACTACCGATGGAACGGTGGTATGTTTGTTGTCAAGGCGCAAGTgttgctcgacttgctcaAGGGGACTGTGCCTGAATTGCACGAAGGTTTGAcgcgcatcgctgcttcctGGGATTCAGACGCTCGTGACACGGTCATGAGCGAGGTCTGGCCCACTCTGCCCAAGATTGCCATTGATCACGCTGTAGCAGAACCCGCGTCCAAGGTGGGTAAGGTTGCCGTTGTACCGGCTACGTTTGGTTGGGATGATGTAGGTGACTttgcctcgctcgccgatTTGATCCCTGCTGAAGAGGGGGAGCCGAGGATCTTGGGTGATAGTCGGCTGGTTGTCACGGAAAGCCAGGCTGGTGGTCTGATCATCCCTGCCGCCGGTCGACCCATCGCCTGCTTGGGTGTAGACGATGTCGTGGTGGTCGACACTCCTGATGCGCTCCTCATTACGACCCGAGCACGATCTCAGGACGTCAAGAAGATTGTTGGTCGCACAAAGAAGGTTTACCCCGAGCTTTGTTGA
- a CDS encoding uncharacterized protein (related to guanine deaminase), with product MPAPHLLPKRIFVGAIISSRSATDLSIIERGILGVGSGGVIRFLEDLDVLERQLPHAATLLNPSTRTSSTESSTSTSTATSHSTEDRSSTPVPIPGSSASSLPTLQDAPELEMPPPVVPSRHPTTNAPSTVDEASQREQQLIKHVLDKHGWRKGQYKLTRLPPGSFLCSGFIDTHTHACQVPNIGLGQQYELLDWLQHVTFPRERRFEDARYARKTYESVVQRLIDSGTTTACYYATLHLEASKILAEICNERGQRAFVGKCQMDRNSPIDYIEKNASQSIEDTKEFVRFTRSLRPYGQPPDVSSPSMSPADLHNTSPEMDASIARLSATMDELMSPTGSKPPSEAGGSPSSLKFNPAIKSLSSTSRTSVPVARQPSSSSIRSARESGTSTPSRQRERELNNALVQPILTPRFAISCTDAMLTGISALLSRDPTLRVQTHLSENEGEITFTKQLFPFAKNYTSVYDHYSLLGPRTILAHAVHLDADELAIIKKRKCGVSHCPTSNLNLRSGASRVGEMLNMGIKVGLGTDVSGGFGLGMLSAIREASVVAKVLAFQRAQAESKAKEEQDAFTATAPPTSEQVARQAQQPLSGTAAIDGRYPGPPVAGQYQPRKPHSVTTSSLSPTEVSQSVQDPASSLTNKATVDFTKGPLSIATLFYLATLGGAEVCAMASRIGSLEVGKEFDALLVQTTSHWGPSGYTGNPGCFVEEDDTLPDVFEKWMFTGDDRNIGTVFVRGRVVGGAKPLRD from the coding sequence ATGCCCGCGCCGCATCTGCTGCCCAAGAGAATCTTTGTCGGTGCCATCATCAGCTCAAGGTCAGCTACCGACCTGAGCATTATCGAGCGCGGTATCCTTGGTGTAGGATCCGGCGGTGTCATCCGCTTCTTGGAGGATCTTgacgtgctcgagcgccaGCTCCCTCATGCTGCTACTCTGCTCAACCCAAGTACCAGAACTTCATCCACTGAgtcgtcaacgtcgacctcgactGCAACAAGCCACTCCACCGAAGATCGATCCTCTACCCCTGTCCCCATCCCTGGATCCTCCGCTTCCAGCCTTCCCACACTGCAAGATGCTCCGGAGCTCGAAATGCCTCCGCCTGTTGTGCCTTCACGTCATCCTACCACCAACGCACCCAGCACCGTCGATGAGGCTTCGCAACGAGAGCAACAACTCATCAAGCACGTCCTCGACAAGCACGGCTGGCGAAAGGGCCAGTACAAGCTCACGCGTCTTCCCCCTGGCAGCTTCCTCTGCTCTGGTTTCATCGACACACATACGCATGCCTGTCAGGTACCCAACATCGGTCTCGGTCAGCAGTACGAACTGCTCGACTGGCTCCAGCACGTCACCTTCCCACGCGAGAGGAGGTTCGAAGACGCCAGATACGCTCGAAAAACGTACGAATCAGTCGTGCAACGTCTCATCGACTCGGGTACCACCACTGCATGCTACTATGCCACCCTGCATCTCGAAGCCTCCAAGATTCTCGCTGAAATCTGCAATGAGCGAGGTCAGCGTGCCTTTGTCGGAAAGTGCCAGATGGACCGCAACTCACCTATCGACTACATCGAGAAGAATGCATCGCAGTCGATTGAAGATACCAAAGAGTTTGTTCGCTTCACAAGGAGCCTCAGGCCGTACGGACAGCCGCCCGACGTCTCTTCTCCGTCCATGAGCCCTGCCGATCTGCACAACACCTCGCCCGAGATGGACGCTAGCATCGCTCGCCTTAGCGCCACAATGGACGAGCTCATGTCGCCCACTGGCAGCAAGCCGCCTTCCGAGGCGGGCGGCAGCCCTTCTTCCCTCAAGTTTAACCCTGCGATCAAGTCGCTCTCCTCGACGTCCCGTACGAGCGTGCCTGTGGCAAGACAacccagcagcagcagcatccgcTCGGCCCGTGAGAGTGGCACTTCGACGCCATCCAGgcagcgcgagcgcgagctcAACAATGCGCTTGTTCAGCCCATCCTCACCCCACGCTTCGCCATCTCATGCACGGACGCCATGCTCACTGGCATTTCGGCGCTGCTTTCGCGCGACCCGACGCTGCGTGTCCAAACCCATCTCAGCGAGAACGAGGGTGAGATCACATTTaccaagcagctcttcCCCTTTGCCAAGAACTACACTTCTGTATACGACCACTACTCGCTCCTCGGTCCACGCACCATCTTGGCCCACGCGGTTCACCTagatgccgacgagctggccaTCATTAAGAAGCGCAAGTGCGGTGTTTCCCATTGTCCCACGAGCAACCTCAATCTGCGTTCGGGAGCGTCTCGCGTAGGAGAGATGCTCAACATGGGTATCAAGGTTGGCTTGGGTACAGACGTTTCCGGTGGTTTCGGGCTGGGTATGCTTTCGGCTATCAGAGAAGCCAGCGTTGTCGCCAAGGTGTTGGCTTTCCAACGCGCACAGGCTGAGTCAAAGGCGAAagaggagcaagatgcCTTCACGGCCACAGCTccgccgacgagcgagcaagttgCCCGACAAGCGCAACAGCCGCTTAGCGGTACAGCTGCTATCGATGGCCGATACCCAGGTCCGCCTGTTGCCGGTCAGTACCAGCCTAGGAAGCCGCACTCAGTCACCACGTCCAGCCTCAGCCCCACCGAAGTTTCGCAGTCCGTCCAGGATCCCGCTTCGTCGCTCACCAACAAGGCCACGGTCGACTTTACCAAGGGACCGCTGAGCATCGCAACGCTCTTCTACCTTGCCACGCTCGGTGGAGCTGAAGTTTGTGCGATGGCTAGCAGGATCGGGTCGCTCGAGGTCGGCAAAGAATtcgatgcgctgctcgtccaGACGACAAGTCACTGGGGCCCTTCCGGATACACGGGCAACCCGGGCTGCTTtgtcgaagaggatgatACGTTGCCTGATGTGTTTGAGAAGTGGATGTTCACTGGCGACGATAGGAACATCGGAACTGTCTTCGTCCGCGGCCGTGTGGTGGGAGGTGCCAAGCCGTTGCGCGATTAG